Proteins from a genomic interval of Youhaiella tibetensis:
- the hpaE gene encoding 5-carboxymethyl-2-hydroxymuconate semialdehyde dehydrogenase: MSDFEENLKKAEGYLARFQREGVLNRINGEDVPALDGSTFESMSPVDLKPLAKVAQGKAADIDRAAKAAKAAFPAWAAMDGASRKKLLHKIADAIVARAEEIAFVECMDTGQSLKFMSKAALRGAENFRFFADRAPEARDGKALRAAGQLNMTTRVPIGPVGVITPWNTPFMLSTWKIAPALAAGCTVVHKPAEFSPLTARLLIEIAEEAGLPKGVWNLVNGMGEDAGKALTEHPDIKAIGFVGESRTGSMIMKQGADTLKRVHFELGGKNPVIVFADADLERAADAAVFMIYSLNGERCTSSSRLLVEESIYDAFTAKVAERANRIKVGHPLDPQTVVGPLVHPVHEKKVLSYVDIGVGEGATLAAGGRKVDGPGGGCYVAPTLFTGVRNDMRIAQEEIFGPVLSAIPFKDEAEALSIANDVQYGLTGYLWTADVTRAFRFTDALQAGMIWVNSENVRHLPTPFGGVKNSGIGRDGGDWSFDFYMETKNIAFATAPANIQKLGG, encoded by the coding sequence ATGTCCGATTTCGAAGAGAACCTCAAGAAGGCCGAGGGTTACCTTGCCCGCTTCCAGCGCGAAGGCGTGCTCAACCGCATAAATGGCGAGGACGTGCCGGCTCTGGACGGCTCGACTTTCGAGAGCATGTCGCCGGTCGACCTCAAGCCGCTGGCCAAGGTTGCGCAGGGTAAGGCAGCCGATATCGACCGCGCGGCAAAGGCCGCGAAGGCCGCCTTCCCCGCCTGGGCCGCGATGGATGGCGCCTCCCGCAAGAAGCTCCTGCACAAGATTGCCGACGCCATCGTGGCGCGCGCAGAGGAAATCGCGTTCGTCGAGTGCATGGACACGGGCCAGTCGCTCAAGTTTATGTCCAAGGCAGCGCTGCGCGGGGCGGAGAATTTCCGCTTCTTTGCCGACCGGGCGCCCGAGGCGCGCGACGGCAAGGCGCTGCGCGCGGCCGGCCAGCTCAACATGACGACCCGCGTGCCGATCGGCCCGGTTGGCGTGATCACGCCGTGGAATACCCCGTTCATGCTTTCGACCTGGAAGATCGCCCCGGCGCTCGCCGCCGGCTGCACGGTCGTCCACAAGCCGGCCGAGTTCTCGCCGCTGACGGCACGTCTCCTCATCGAGATTGCCGAAGAGGCGGGGCTCCCCAAGGGCGTGTGGAACCTCGTCAACGGCATGGGCGAGGATGCGGGTAAGGCGCTGACCGAGCATCCGGACATCAAGGCCATCGGCTTCGTGGGGGAGAGCCGGACGGGCTCGATGATCATGAAGCAGGGTGCCGACACGCTCAAGCGCGTGCATTTCGAACTCGGCGGCAAGAACCCGGTCATCGTCTTTGCCGATGCCGACCTCGAGCGTGCGGCCGATGCTGCAGTCTTCATGATCTACTCGCTCAACGGCGAGCGCTGCACCTCCTCTTCGCGCCTGCTGGTGGAGGAGTCCATTTACGACGCCTTCACCGCCAAGGTGGCCGAGCGTGCCAATCGCATCAAGGTGGGGCACCCCCTCGACCCGCAGACGGTGGTCGGCCCGCTGGTGCATCCGGTGCACGAGAAGAAGGTGCTCTCCTATGTCGATATCGGGGTGGGAGAAGGCGCCACGCTCGCGGCCGGCGGCCGCAAGGTCGATGGCCCGGGCGGCGGATGCTACGTGGCGCCCACGCTTTTCACCGGGGTGCGCAACGACATGCGCATCGCCCAGGAAGAAATCTTCGGGCCGGTGCTGAGCGCCATCCCGTTCAAGGACGAGGCGGAAGCCCTTTCGATCGCCAATGACGTGCAGTACGGCCTGACCGGATATCTCTGGACTGCGGACGTCACGCGCGCCTTCCGGTTCACTGACGCCCTGCAGGCCGGCATGATCTGGGTCAACTCGGAAAACGTCCGTCACCTGCCGACCCCGTTCGGTGGCGTCAAGAACTCTGGCATCGGCCGCGACGGCGGTGATTGGTCGTTCGATTTCTATATGGAAACCAAGAACATAGCCTTCGCAACGGCACCGGCGAACATTCAGAAGCTCGGCGGCTGA
- a CDS encoding 5-carboxymethyl-2-hydroxymuconate Delta-isomerase, which translates to MPHFSIEYSANLDSRVDMNALCALISDTILETGLFEVGAVRVRAFRAEAYSVADRLPENGFIDMSFRIGAGRSAEEKQRTGEAIFSAVGAYLAPLFTTPHFALSLEIREIDPDLSWKKNAIHPRLRGK; encoded by the coding sequence ATGCCGCACTTTTCCATAGAATACTCGGCGAACCTCGATAGCCGCGTGGACATGAACGCGCTCTGCGCGCTGATTTCGGACACGATCCTGGAGACGGGGTTATTCGAGGTTGGCGCGGTTCGGGTCCGCGCCTTCCGGGCGGAAGCGTATTCCGTTGCCGATCGCCTGCCCGAAAACGGCTTCATCGATATGTCCTTCCGCATCGGCGCCGGTCGGTCGGCCGAGGAGAAACAGAGAACGGGCGAGGCGATCTTCTCCGCCGTCGGCGCGTATCTGGCTCCGCTCTTCACTACCCCCCACTTCGCCCTTTCGCTCGAAATCCGCGAGATCGACCCGGATTTGAGCTGGAAGAAGAATGCCATCCACCCGCGGCTGCGCGGCAAGTAA
- the hpaR gene encoding homoprotocatechuate degradation operon regulator HpaR — MSLLRAREAVMSNFRPMLARHDVTEQQWRVIRVLGENSPLDATEVAERASILAPSLTRIIKTLEDRGYITRGKFEGDGRRVQLAIAPAGQAMIDELAPERRAIYREIERKYGPEELEKLLDMLESLIKTQE; from the coding sequence ATGTCGCTGCTGCGCGCCCGCGAAGCGGTCATGTCCAATTTCCGACCCATGCTCGCCCGTCACGACGTGACCGAACAGCAATGGCGCGTCATCCGCGTCCTGGGGGAGAACAGTCCGCTCGATGCGACCGAGGTCGCCGAGCGTGCGTCCATCCTCGCTCCCAGCCTGACGCGCATCATCAAGACGCTCGAGGATCGCGGGTACATCACGCGCGGAAAGTTCGAGGGCGACGGACGTCGCGTCCAGTTGGCGATTGCGCCGGCCGGCCAGGCCATGATCGATGAGCTGGCCCCCGAGCGACGCGCGATCTATCGGGAAATCGAGCGCAAGTACGGTCCAGAGGAACTCGAAAAGCTGCTCGATATGCTTGAGTCCCTCATTAAAACCCAAGAATAG